The following are from one region of the Carnobacterium gallinarum DSM 4847 genome:
- a CDS encoding response regulator transcription factor, whose protein sequence is MKILIVDDEPKILDVVEAYLVTYQYSVYRAETGVEALKKVQAIHPDLMILDLMLPDMDGFEVCQAVRRDSMLPIIMLTAKSGEKNVIAGLKTGADDYLVKPFSPKELVARVETVLRRTGRQEVSIKWSFNQNDLVIFPQLKEIYVKGNLINLTTTEFDLLKILAEYPTRIFAREQLIESVLGIEFAGSDRAIDSHIKNLRQKLEVDTKKPCYILTVHGMGYRFGGRA, encoded by the coding sequence GTGAAGATTTTAATCGTGGATGATGAACCGAAAATTTTAGATGTTGTGGAGGCCTACTTAGTGACGTATCAGTATAGTGTGTATCGTGCGGAAACAGGAGTAGAGGCTTTGAAAAAGGTTCAGGCTATTCATCCTGATTTAATGATTCTTGATTTGATGTTACCAGATATGGACGGTTTTGAAGTTTGTCAAGCTGTTCGTCGTGATTCCATGCTACCGATTATTATGCTAACGGCTAAGTCAGGAGAGAAAAATGTGATCGCTGGGCTAAAGACTGGAGCAGATGATTATTTAGTGAAACCTTTTAGTCCAAAAGAATTAGTTGCGCGCGTTGAAACTGTTTTACGAAGAACTGGTCGGCAGGAAGTATCTATAAAATGGAGTTTTAATCAGAATGACTTAGTTATTTTCCCTCAATTAAAGGAAATATATGTAAAGGGTAATCTCATCAATCTAACGACAACTGAATTTGATTTATTAAAGATTTTAGCCGAATATCCTACTCGTATTTTTGCTAGGGAACAGTTGATTGAGTCAGTATTGGGAATTGAGTTTGCTGGTTCAGATCGTGCAATTGATTCCCATATTAAAAATTTACGCCAAAAGCTTGAAGTAGATACTAAAAAACCGTGTTATATTTTAACGGTTCATGGAATGGGTTATCGATTTGGTGGAAGAGCATGA